In one Terriglobales bacterium genomic region, the following are encoded:
- a CDS encoding LysR family transcriptional regulator produces the protein MRLEKLRQADLNLLVTFAAIAEEKSITAAGSRLFLSQPAVSRALQRARAMFQDDLLVRSPHGFELTMRGRKILDELEGLLPRMENLVAPALFDPLREKSHFRISGPDNVCTVVLPRLCRQYANGRYQVQFEFLPWQSGITELVEHGQLDLVLRNDEGLLPSHFQLERLYKEDWICAVARESHFGDRLILKQYLAASHIVVSPYEGVQTIPDKQLAALGAKRSSCIRVPYFGVALQCLPGTELVLTLTGGMTSVIKRDRRLRLVKAPQELHAFHFLMAWHPRLNSDPRHVWLRGAMRSTTGALDG, from the coding sequence ATGCGTCTAGAGAAATTGCGTCAGGCTGATTTGAATCTCCTGGTTACGTTCGCTGCGATCGCCGAGGAGAAAAGCATCACCGCGGCCGGATCCCGCCTGTTCCTCAGCCAGCCCGCCGTGAGCCGGGCCCTGCAGCGGGCACGCGCGATGTTTCAGGATGACCTTCTGGTTCGGTCGCCGCACGGCTTCGAACTGACTATGCGAGGTCGAAAGATTCTCGACGAGTTGGAGGGACTACTACCTAGGATGGAGAATCTCGTTGCGCCGGCTCTGTTTGATCCCCTGCGAGAGAAAAGCCATTTCCGCATCTCGGGCCCGGATAATGTTTGTACAGTGGTACTCCCGCGCTTGTGCCGGCAGTATGCGAACGGACGCTATCAAGTGCAGTTTGAATTTCTTCCATGGCAGAGTGGCATCACGGAGCTCGTCGAACATGGGCAGCTCGATCTTGTTCTCCGCAATGATGAGGGGCTCCTGCCATCGCACTTCCAGTTGGAAAGGCTCTACAAAGAAGATTGGATTTGCGCTGTGGCGCGCGAAAGCCACTTTGGCGACCGGCTGATACTTAAGCAATATCTGGCCGCGAGCCACATCGTGGTTTCCCCCTATGAAGGCGTGCAAACAATTCCAGACAAGCAACTGGCCGCTCTCGGTGCAAAACGCAGCTCTTGTATTCGGGTGCCTTACTTCGGAGTGGCGCTGCAATGCCTTCCGGGCACGGAACTGGTCCTTACGCTAACTGGCGGCATGACATCAGTTATCAAACGCGACCGCAGGTTGCGGCTCGTGAAGGCGCCACAAGAATTGCACGCGTTTCATTTCCTCATGGCCTGGCATCCGAGGCTCAACTCCGACCCGCGTCATGTATGGCTTCGTGGTGCGATGCGATCAACAACCGGGGCTCTGGATGGGTAA
- a CDS encoding succinylglutamate desuccinylase/aspartoacylase family protein produces the protein MRTSLLGVVLSLACALPACAATFSVGTATAESGQKATGYLEVPAGSDPATNIPVVVVNGGKPGPTLALVSGAHGTEYASIIALEKVIQTIDATQVSGKLIIVPLVNLSSFEKKVPHVNPIDGKSMNRFYPGNPNGTQTERASWLITKEVVEKCDYLIDLHGGDLDESLRPYSYWSKTGNERLDSASHGMVLAFGLDHIIVVTDRPKDPSASRYLDSTASTRGKPAIAVEAGYSGTTEPEDVQKLVDGCYNVMRYLKMLPGAAPTVENPVWLGKVSSVTSPNAGFFYPLVRRGTYVAEGMKIGYVTDYFGKTVWEARAPTAGVVLYICSVPSMKKDDNVANIGQITTQP, from the coding sequence ATGCGAACTTCCCTGCTCGGAGTTGTCCTCTCTCTGGCATGCGCTTTGCCTGCGTGTGCCGCAACTTTTTCTGTTGGCACTGCGACTGCGGAGTCCGGCCAGAAAGCGACCGGCTATCTCGAAGTCCCTGCGGGATCGGATCCCGCCACGAACATTCCGGTGGTCGTGGTAAATGGAGGCAAGCCAGGTCCCACTTTGGCACTCGTGTCTGGAGCGCATGGAACAGAGTATGCGTCCATCATTGCGCTGGAGAAGGTCATCCAGACCATCGATGCAACCCAGGTGTCGGGAAAGCTGATCATCGTTCCACTGGTGAACCTCAGCTCCTTCGAGAAAAAAGTGCCGCACGTGAATCCGATCGACGGCAAAAGCATGAACCGCTTCTATCCTGGGAATCCGAATGGCACGCAGACAGAGCGAGCATCCTGGCTGATCACGAAAGAAGTTGTGGAGAAGTGCGACTATCTCATCGACTTACACGGCGGCGACCTCGACGAGAGCCTGCGCCCATATTCGTACTGGTCAAAGACAGGAAACGAACGTCTTGACAGCGCCTCGCACGGAATGGTGCTCGCCTTTGGCCTCGATCACATCATCGTCGTAACCGATCGGCCAAAGGATCCCAGCGCATCCCGCTATCTAGATAGCACGGCTAGCACTCGTGGCAAGCCTGCGATTGCTGTGGAGGCAGGCTATTCCGGAACGACCGAGCCGGAGGATGTGCAGAAGCTGGTTGATGGCTGCTACAACGTAATGCGATATCTGAAGATGCTTCCGGGCGCTGCGCCGACGGTCGAAAACCCAGTCTGGCTCGGCAAAGTTTCAAGTGTGACCAGTCCGAATGCAGGATTCTTTTATCCACTGGTGAGGCGCGGTACCTATGTAGCTGAGGGAATGAAGATTGGTTATGTGACCGACTATTTTGGCAAGACAGTATGGGAGGCGCGTGCACCTACAGCCGGCGTAGTTCTTTACATCTGCTCGGTACCGTCAATGAAAAAGGACGACAACGTCGCCAACATCGGACAGATCACGACTCAGCCATAG
- a CDS encoding SDR family NAD(P)-dependent oxidoreductase, producing MLRENGFENKQVVIVGGSSGIGLAVAEEAASQGADVVIVSSSAERVQEAIKSIGGEARGQAVDVSDEKAVESFFTNLGTFDHLVFTAGDSLQLNELAKTDLKQARRAFELRYWSALATVKYGSPQIRKGGSIV from the coding sequence ATGCTACGAGAAAACGGTTTCGAGAATAAGCAGGTAGTCATCGTAGGTGGGTCGTCGGGGATCGGCTTGGCAGTCGCCGAAGAGGCGGCATCGCAGGGGGCCGACGTTGTGATCGTCTCCAGCAGTGCAGAACGCGTTCAGGAAGCCATCAAATCTATCGGAGGAGAAGCACGGGGACAGGCGGTTGACGTCTCCGACGAAAAGGCTGTGGAAAGTTTTTTTACGAACCTTGGCACCTTTGATCACTTGGTTTTCACTGCAGGTGACAGCCTGCAATTGAACGAGCTTGCTAAGACAGATCTCAAGCAGGCGAGACGCGCATTTGAACTGCGTTATTGGTCTGCACTTGCCACGGTCAAATACGGGAGTCCACAAATTCGAAAGGGCGGCTCTATCGT
- a CDS encoding peroxiredoxin-like family protein yields the protein MAQLSANQQAFIAKGARLGSISLGDMNYARIFREETGITFPLLVDEQRQAYEAVQLQRASVLHILRKDNAIARKRAKEAGHRQHRFGKNPFQLGGSFVFGPGNVDRYAHTSKTFGDNAPIAELLAALSSQPEVKQHEAAI from the coding sequence GTGGCTCAGTTGAGCGCCAATCAGCAAGCATTCATCGCGAAGGGTGCGCGTCTGGGATCGATCAGCTTGGGCGATATGAACTACGCGCGCATCTTTCGCGAAGAGACAGGCATCACCTTCCCCTTGTTGGTCGATGAGCAACGGCAGGCCTACGAAGCTGTCCAGCTCCAGCGGGCATCTGTCCTGCACATCCTTCGCAAAGACAATGCGATTGCCCGCAAACGCGCGAAAGAAGCTGGCCATCGGCAGCACCGTTTTGGAAAGAATCCTTTTCAGCTCGGTGGTAGCTTCGTCTTCGGCCCCGGCAATGTAGATCGATACGCCCACACCAGCAAGACATTTGGTGACAACGCCCCCATTGCCGAACTCCTCGCTGCGCTTTCCTCCCAGCCTGAAGTGAAGCAGCACGAAGCTGCAATCTGA